A single genomic interval of Astyanax mexicanus isolate ESR-SI-001 chromosome 4, AstMex3_surface, whole genome shotgun sequence harbors:
- the LOC125801385 gene encoding zinc finger protein 239-like, protein MEPSPDMEKHQHSVKSFTKQSDLKKHQRIHTGERPYHCSDCGKSFTQQSTLKKHQRIHTGEKLYHCSDCGKSFTEQSHLKRHQRIHTGEKPYHCSDCGKSFTTQSDLKQHQRIHTGEKPYYCSDCGKSFNQQSHLKNHQRIHTGEKPYYCSDCGKSFNQQSHLKLHQRIHTGEKPYHCSDCGKSFTQQSTLKLHQRIHTGEKPYHCSDCGKNFTKQSHLKIHQRIHTGEKPYHCSDCGKNFTTQSHLKLHQRIHTGEKPYYCFDCGKSFTKQSHLKIHQRIHTGEKPYHCSDCGKSFTLQSELILHQCIHKR, encoded by the coding sequence atggagccaagtcccgacatggagaaacatcagcactctgtcaagagttttactaaacagagtgatctcaaaaaacaccagcgcattcacacaggagagagaccgtatcactgctcagactgtgggaagagttttactcaacagagtactctcaaaaaacaccagcgcattcacacaggagagaaactgtatcactgctcagactgtggaaagagttttactgaacagagtcatctcaaaagacaccagcgcattcacacaggagagaaaccgtatcactgctcagactgtgggaagagttttactacacagagtgatctcaaacaacaccagcgcattcacacaggagagaaaccgtattactgctcagactgtgggaagagttttaatcaacagagtcatctcaaaaatcaccagcgcattcacacaggagagaaaccgtattactgctcagactgtgggaagagttttaatcaacagagtcatctcaaactgcaccagcgcattcacacaggagagaaaccgtatcactgctcagactgtgggaagagttttactcaacagagtactctcaaactgcaccagcgcattcacacaggagagaaaccgtatcactgctccgattgtgggaagaattttactaaacagagtcatctcaaaatacaccagcgcattcacacaggagagaaaccgtatcactgctccgattgtgggaagaattttactacacagagtcatctcaaactgcaccagcgcattcacacaggagagaaaccgtattactgtttcgactgtgggaagagttttactaaacagagtcatctcaaaatacaccagcgcattcacacaggagagaaaccgtatcactgttcagactgtgggaagagttttactttacagagtgaacttatattacatcagtgcattcacaaaagatag